From the genome of Muricauda sp. SCSIO 64092, one region includes:
- a CDS encoding glycoside hydrolase family 3 protein: MKKLLKVLKYILIAVLSIIVVGAGIFYFTKKSASNKNMKLLGGEAAVLNEKGIRFRDLNKNGKLDVYENPTAPIEARINDLIDQMTLEEKAGTMFVTMIGTTPKGEPMETPVLSTDPLVLMMSFALPSNSEMIARKKMNSFNILASLDAESMAKYANTIQKMAERTRLGIPITVATDPRHGTINNPGASLFTPAFSQWPSSLGLAATRDTVLVREFGDIARQEYRAVGIHLALHPMADLATEPRWARTNGTFGEDADLSAAMTKAYVLGFQGDSLQETSVACMTKHFSGGGPQKDGEDAHFPYGKEQVYPGNHFAYHVRPFTEGAFPAKTAQIMPYYGIPVGQTNEEVAFAFNKEIIGGLLRDSLNFKGVVCTDWNIITDSKIGEGRAWGVEDLSIKERVKKVLDAGCDQFGGEAIPGVIVELVNEGQIPEKRLDVSVKRILRDKFRLGLFYDPYVDEAKAVQIAGKEAFKEKGLRAQQKAAVLLKNEGILPLKKGTRIYVSGVEDVDVYTSFGEVVSSPSEADIIIARIRTPFDPRNDSFLESFFHQGRLYYNDEELEEIQGLIQQKPSVVVANLERPAILTPIDEEAKAVMADFGISDQVLAKLVFGEANPQGKMPFELPSSWEAVQKQLEDVPYDSENPLYPFGHGLSY; the protein is encoded by the coding sequence ATGAAGAAGCTGCTAAAAGTTCTGAAATATATCCTCATCGCCGTACTTTCGATTATTGTAGTGGGCGCTGGAATCTTCTATTTTACCAAGAAGAGTGCTTCCAATAAAAACATGAAACTCTTGGGTGGGGAAGCTGCAGTTTTGAATGAAAAAGGAATCCGTTTTAGGGATTTGAACAAGAACGGAAAATTGGACGTTTATGAAAATCCCACAGCACCCATTGAAGCGCGCATCAATGATTTGATCGATCAAATGACCCTTGAAGAAAAGGCCGGTACCATGTTTGTGACCATGATAGGAACCACACCCAAGGGGGAACCTATGGAAACCCCGGTATTAAGTACCGACCCCTTGGTGCTCATGATGTCTTTTGCCCTGCCCTCCAATTCTGAAATGATTGCCAGGAAGAAAATGAACAGCTTTAATATTCTGGCTTCATTGGATGCGGAATCCATGGCCAAATATGCCAATACCATACAAAAAATGGCGGAGCGTACCCGATTGGGAATTCCCATTACCGTAGCTACCGACCCAAGGCACGGTACCATCAATAATCCAGGGGCATCATTGTTCACACCAGCGTTCTCCCAATGGCCTTCATCCCTGGGGCTGGCCGCAACAAGGGATACAGTCCTGGTTAGGGAATTTGGAGATATTGCAAGACAGGAGTACCGGGCCGTTGGAATACATTTGGCCCTGCATCCTATGGCCGATTTGGCTACGGAACCGCGTTGGGCCAGGACCAATGGTACTTTTGGTGAAGATGCCGATTTATCCGCCGCAATGACCAAGGCATACGTCTTGGGCTTTCAGGGCGATTCTTTGCAAGAAACGAGCGTGGCCTGTATGACCAAGCATTTTTCCGGGGGAGGGCCCCAAAAAGATGGAGAGGACGCCCATTTTCCCTATGGAAAGGAACAGGTGTACCCTGGGAATCATTTTGCCTATCACGTACGGCCATTTACAGAAGGGGCATTTCCGGCTAAAACAGCACAAATTATGCCCTATTATGGCATTCCCGTAGGGCAGACAAATGAAGAAGTGGCCTTTGCATTCAATAAGGAAATCATTGGCGGATTGCTTCGCGATTCCCTTAACTTCAAGGGAGTGGTCTGTACGGATTGGAACATCATAACCGATTCCAAAATTGGGGAAGGACGTGCATGGGGCGTGGAAGACCTTTCCATTAAGGAGCGTGTTAAAAAGGTTTTGGACGCAGGATGTGACCAATTTGGAGGTGAGGCCATTCCTGGTGTTATTGTGGAATTGGTAAATGAGGGACAGATTCCCGAAAAGCGTCTGGATGTTTCCGTGAAACGCATTTTAAGGGATAAGTTTCGTTTAGGCCTTTTTTACGATCCCTATGTCGATGAAGCGAAAGCCGTCCAAATTGCAGGGAAGGAAGCGTTCAAGGAAAAAGGGCTGAGGGCCCAGCAAAAAGCAGCGGTGTTGCTCAAGAACGAAGGCATCCTGCCATTGAAAAAGGGGACCAGGATTTATGTTTCAGGTGTGGAAGATGTGGATGTGTATACTTCTTTTGGCGAGGTAGTTTCCAGTCCCTCCGAAGCCGATATCATTATTGCGAGGATCAGAACGCCCTTTGATCCAAGGAACGATTCCTTCCTGGAAAGTTTTTTCCATCAGGGGAGGTTGTATTACAATGATGAAGAGTTGGAGGAAATTCAAGGATTGATCCAACAAAAACCTTCCGTCGTAGTGGCAAATTTGGAACGTCCGGCCATATTGACGCCCATTGACGAAGAAGCAAAAGCGGTTATGGCAGATTTTGGCATTAGCGATCAAGTCCTTGCCAAATTGGTGTTTGGGGAAGCAAATCCACAAGGAAAAATGCCTTTTGAATTGCCTTCTTCCTGGGAGGCCGTTCAAAAACAACTGGAAGATGTCCCCTATGATTCCGAAAATCCGCTGTACCCATTTGGGCACGGATTGAGCTATTAA